Proteins found in one Candidatus Nitrospira nitrificans genomic segment:
- a CDS encoding anti-sigma factor antagonist (This anti-anti-sigma factor, or anti-sigma factor antagonist, belongs to a family that includes characterized members SpoIIAA, RsbV, RsfA, and RsfB.): protein MCDPLLGISSMLLGGAAAYVILSIAERMRAPDQGSVRFRWLTIGAVAAGLEIWAIHYIGNLAFCPQVSAAQDSALAVLSLVSAGATGAVAVYLISSHINSRMRLVSGGMLMGACMSLTHFASMMAVHQPIDLENDLMVVVLSTVGIVALSVIGIVIGAWNITTYRNWRVTEKASAMGIALSGSHFIGMIPTYGLSAIRPGAPPPGIEVDLLAVVAVSLSTLLAIIDRQVTAASSLARDSHARLIEAIESVPQWFALFDAEDRLVICNRKYREVMSGVGAEVQPGDTFESIIRRIAERGDIDAALVNVESWVKQRLEMHHNPQGPYIQYRSNGEWLQISEKRTHDGGIVAIATDITALKNAEQAAEDANARLADSLAVVEAAKARMQEELNVGRDIQRSMLPRVFPAFPDRKEIELYAVLEPALEIGGDLYDFFMVDDHRLCFVIGDVAGNGVPAALFMAMTKIMVKTRATSDPSPASIVTHVNDALSADNDSCMFVTLYLGILNLRDGTLLATNAGHNPPLLKRQDGQFEWLTGIDGPMVGPMAGIAFKETTIQLGPGDELFLYTDGVTEADNRRRELFGNDRLKRVLTQSRAVSVVDRLGEVMNAVRSFAVDAPQADDITMLGLRYHGVAPSGVATRVFRRTMPNQLAVIPDLQMAFEQYVAQWDAAKPLIPTFNMALDDLLNNVVQYAFPNDPTEHHIEVEGEVRDTWVIFTITDDGIPFNPLTVAPPDLSLLLHEREIGGLGIHLVRSMFDEVSYHRNVGRNVLTVKKKLASGPSSAMKPPDKTGIRAFEVERLPSPLRERPRNGEKSVDSRRSGTVMIVTPQTRFDTNSAPEVERILLDHIGQGERQIVLDLSRISYISSIGLRVILKVLMAMTRTDGNIVLCGGNDHVRTVLRLSGALMMSLYASTLEEALSKVHAAR from the coding sequence ATGTGCGATCCCTTGCTGGGTATTTCCTCGATGCTGTTGGGTGGCGCGGCCGCCTATGTCATCCTCAGCATCGCCGAACGGATGCGCGCTCCCGACCAAGGTTCCGTCAGGTTCCGATGGCTGACGATCGGCGCCGTCGCCGCGGGCCTGGAAATCTGGGCGATTCACTACATCGGCAATTTGGCGTTCTGTCCTCAGGTCTCGGCGGCGCAAGACTCGGCGCTCGCCGTGCTGTCGCTTGTCTCCGCCGGGGCAACAGGAGCCGTGGCCGTGTACCTGATCAGCAGCCATATCAACAGCCGAATGCGCCTCGTCTCCGGGGGCATGCTGATGGGCGCCTGCATGAGCCTGACCCATTTCGCCAGCATGATGGCGGTTCATCAGCCGATCGATCTCGAGAATGACCTCATGGTCGTTGTGCTGTCGACGGTCGGGATCGTGGCATTGAGCGTCATCGGCATCGTGATCGGGGCGTGGAATATCACCACATACAGAAACTGGCGGGTCACGGAAAAGGCGAGCGCCATGGGGATTGCTCTTTCCGGATCCCACTTCATCGGGATGATTCCGACATATGGCCTTTCCGCCATCAGGCCCGGCGCTCCGCCGCCGGGCATCGAGGTTGACCTCCTCGCGGTGGTCGCCGTCTCGCTCTCGACCCTCCTGGCCATCATCGATCGGCAAGTGACGGCGGCATCGAGCCTCGCGCGCGACAGCCACGCGCGGCTGATCGAAGCCATCGAAAGTGTTCCTCAATGGTTTGCGCTTTTCGACGCGGAGGACCGTCTGGTCATCTGCAATCGCAAGTATCGGGAGGTGATGTCAGGAGTCGGCGCGGAGGTGCAGCCAGGCGACACATTCGAGTCGATTATTCGCCGGATTGCCGAACGAGGTGATATCGACGCGGCGCTCGTGAATGTTGAATCGTGGGTGAAGCAGCGCCTGGAGATGCACCATAATCCTCAAGGACCGTACATTCAATATCGATCCAATGGAGAATGGCTCCAAATCAGCGAGAAGAGGACTCACGACGGCGGAATTGTCGCCATCGCTACGGACATTACGGCTCTGAAAAACGCCGAACAGGCCGCCGAGGATGCCAATGCGCGGCTCGCGGATTCGTTGGCGGTCGTGGAGGCTGCGAAGGCCCGCATGCAGGAAGAACTGAATGTCGGCCGGGATATTCAACGGAGTATGCTCCCGCGCGTATTCCCGGCTTTCCCGGACCGAAAGGAGATCGAGCTCTACGCGGTGCTCGAGCCGGCCCTTGAAATCGGCGGCGATCTCTACGATTTTTTCATGGTCGATGACCATCGACTCTGTTTTGTGATCGGCGATGTGGCCGGCAACGGAGTCCCTGCCGCGCTGTTCATGGCGATGACCAAGATCATGGTGAAGACCAGGGCGACCTCCGATCCCTCGCCGGCCAGTATCGTCACCCATGTGAACGATGCGCTGAGCGCGGATAACGACAGCTGTATGTTCGTGACCCTCTATCTCGGCATTTTGAATCTCCGTGACGGGACGCTCCTTGCGACAAACGCCGGACACAATCCTCCTCTGCTGAAACGGCAGGATGGACAGTTCGAGTGGCTGACGGGCATCGACGGCCCCATGGTCGGTCCCATGGCGGGCATCGCCTTCAAGGAGACGACCATCCAATTGGGTCCGGGAGATGAGCTCTTCTTGTACACAGACGGGGTCACCGAAGCGGATAATCGGCGGCGCGAGCTGTTCGGCAACGACCGGTTGAAAAGAGTCCTGACCCAATCTCGAGCCGTCTCGGTCGTCGATCGACTTGGCGAGGTTATGAACGCGGTAAGATCCTTTGCCGTTGACGCTCCGCAGGCGGACGATATCACCATGTTGGGGCTGCGGTATCACGGGGTCGCCCCGTCCGGCGTGGCGACTCGAGTCTTCCGCCGAACGATGCCCAATCAATTGGCGGTCATTCCGGACCTCCAGATGGCTTTTGAGCAATATGTGGCACAATGGGACGCGGCCAAGCCGCTCATTCCCACCTTCAACATGGCGCTGGATGATCTGCTCAACAATGTGGTGCAGTATGCCTTCCCCAACGATCCGACGGAGCATCATATCGAGGTCGAAGGCGAAGTGCGTGATACGTGGGTCATCTTCACCATTACGGATGACGGCATTCCCTTCAACCCTCTGACGGTCGCGCCTCCCGATCTGTCGCTGCTGCTACATGAGCGAGAAATCGGCGGTCTGGGGATTCACTTGGTGCGCTCCATGTTTGATGAAGTGTCCTACCATCGCAACGTGGGACGCAATGTCTTGACGGTGAAAAAGAAGTTGGCTTCCGGACCATCCTCCGCCATGAAGCCTCCCGACAAGACCGGAATCCGCGCATTCGAGGTCGAGCGGCTGCCGTCCCCCTTGCGCGAACGCCCAAGGAATGGCGAGAAGAGTGTCGACTCGCGCCGGAGCGGGACCGTGATGATCGTCACTCCCCAGACCCGCTTCGACACGAACAGCGCGCCGGAGGTCGAGCGCATTCTGCTGGACCACATTGGGCAGGGAGAACGGCAGATCGTGCTGGATCTCTCCCGTATTTCGTATATTTCCTCCATCGGGCTCCGGGTGATCCTGAAAGTGTTGATGGCAATGACCCGAACAGACGGGAACATCGTGCTCTGCGGGGGAAACGACCATGTCCGTACGGTGCTGCGATTAAGCGGAGCGCTGATGATGAGCCTCTATGCCTCCACGCTGGAAGAGGCGTTGTCAAAGGTCCACGCGGCGCGTTGA
- the lepB gene encoding signal peptidase I: MFHQLAGLEVASNRLYQSIADHADVAGFSHQLEVESDLTRPFTPSEMEEIAQSFVRSLKVMLFDLAPEYFWEHHLALYYAATVSASEARRLVEGYDNEILSPTSRVQELRWNFVTDRLSDLLPAVRARSHLLQISAETMVPALLPGDHVIAHKAAYHAAEPRRGEVVVYRYPDKDGTLFLHRVIGVPGDRIEVHNQAVSVNDEVLTEPYAQHTDPSSMSGNVRDNLGPVTVPPDAYFVLGDNREESLDSRFLGPISKEHIVGRAVCIYWSVDPGTKTPRWDRLNQPVR; this comes from the coding sequence GTGTTTCATCAGCTGGCCGGCCTGGAGGTGGCATCGAATCGTTTGTACCAGTCGATCGCGGACCACGCCGACGTGGCGGGGTTCAGCCATCAACTGGAGGTCGAGTCTGATCTGACTCGTCCGTTCACGCCATCCGAGATGGAAGAGATCGCGCAGTCCTTTGTGCGCTCGCTCAAAGTCATGTTGTTCGATCTGGCCCCGGAGTACTTCTGGGAGCACCATCTCGCGCTCTACTATGCCGCAACTGTGTCGGCATCGGAGGCCCGGCGATTGGTCGAGGGGTATGACAACGAAATTCTCAGCCCGACGTCCAGAGTGCAAGAACTCCGTTGGAATTTCGTGACGGACCGTCTGTCGGACCTGTTGCCGGCGGTGCGGGCCCGGTCCCATCTGCTCCAGATCTCGGCCGAGACGATGGTCCCGGCGCTCTTGCCGGGAGACCATGTGATCGCGCACAAGGCTGCATATCATGCTGCAGAACCTCGACGCGGCGAAGTCGTCGTCTACCGCTACCCGGACAAGGATGGGACGCTTTTTCTCCACCGCGTGATCGGGGTTCCCGGCGATCGAATCGAAGTTCATAATCAGGCGGTTTCGGTGAACGACGAAGTCTTGACCGAACCCTATGCGCAACATACCGATCCATCCAGTATGTCCGGAAACGTCCGGGATAACCTTGGGCCTGTCACCGTGCCTCCCGACGCCTACTTCGTCTTGGGTGACAATCGGGAGGAGAGCCTGGACAGCCGATTCTTGGGACCGATCAGCAAGGAGCACATCGTGGGGCGGGCGGTATGTATTTACTGGTCGGTTGATCCCGGCACGAAAACTCCACGCTGGGACCGCCTCAATCAACCGGTGCGATAG
- a CDS encoding dienelactone hydrolase family protein, giving the protein MTITDQESTELATPTEPMRTSLFRPAAKGRYPGLVLYSEIFQITGPIRRMAAMLASNGFVVAVPEIFHELEPAGTVFAYDEAGAARGNRHKITKTLLSYDNDARAALDYLASSPHCTGKLGVMGICIGGHLAFRAAMQPDVLAAACFYATDIHKRSLGQGMHDDSLDRIGEISGELLMIWGRQDPHIPREGRALIYNALSDAGAHFQWHEFNAAHAFMRDEGPRYDPAAARICYDMTLELFHRRLGEGGT; this is encoded by the coding sequence ATGACAATTACCGACCAGGAATCGACCGAGCTCGCGACCCCAACCGAGCCGATGCGGACCTCTCTCTTTCGCCCTGCGGCGAAGGGACGCTATCCTGGGTTGGTCCTGTACTCCGAGATTTTCCAGATCACCGGGCCGATCCGGCGTATGGCGGCGATGCTGGCGAGCAATGGGTTTGTGGTGGCAGTACCGGAAATCTTCCACGAGCTGGAGCCGGCAGGCACGGTATTCGCCTATGACGAAGCGGGCGCGGCACGTGGCAATCGGCACAAGATCACCAAAACCCTGTTGAGCTACGACAACGATGCGCGTGCGGCGCTGGACTATCTGGCCTCATCACCGCACTGCACGGGCAAGCTCGGCGTGATGGGGATTTGCATCGGGGGTCATCTGGCGTTTCGCGCGGCGATGCAGCCCGATGTGCTGGCCGCCGCCTGTTTTTATGCCACGGACATTCACAAACGCAGTCTGGGCCAGGGTATGCATGACGACAGTCTGGACCGGATCGGCGAAATATCCGGAGAGTTGTTGATGATCTGGGGCCGACAGGACCCGCACATTCCCCGCGAAGGGCGGGCGCTCATCTACAACGCGCTGAGCGATGCCGGCGCGCATTTCCAGTGGCATGAGTTCAACGCCGCGCACGCATTCATGCGCGACGAAGGTCCCCGCTACGATCCGGCGGCGGCCCGGATCTGCTACGACATGACGTTGGAGCTCTTTCACCGTCGGTTGGGCGAAGGCGGGACATAG
- a CDS encoding geranylgeranyl reductase family protein, producing the protein MSTMYDVIVVGSGPAGSCAAWRLAQAGVAVAVIEKASLPRYKTCGGGIVGRTLQALPLDMRHVVEQDCHTAQLNLPAGLSFITRRPTPIVSMTMRDQFDYALLSAAQAAGAAVHRQRAVENVSFHGDFVTLTTNGGSMKAKFVIAADGALSTVARTMGMADGRVLIPALEYEVTVPHDRLDGFQNIARFDFDLLPHGYAWAFPKRRHLSIGVLSTRQRGADLKRAMARYLDLLDCGSFTHVERHGFVIPVRPRRGPFVAKRILLVGDAAGFADPVTGEGISFAVRSGLMAAQSLIEAHLEEESARQTYASALAETILPELRRSRWLARLLYDFPRVRSFAFSQYGQRLSEAVTDVMAGTRTYRDLRFKPRTLFRLLRPN; encoded by the coding sequence ATGTCTACCATGTATGACGTCATTGTAGTCGGCAGTGGACCGGCTGGGTCTTGCGCCGCGTGGCGCCTGGCTCAGGCCGGCGTGGCGGTCGCCGTCATCGAGAAGGCCTCGCTTCCGCGGTACAAAACATGCGGTGGCGGGATCGTGGGACGGACCCTGCAGGCCTTGCCCTTGGATATGCGCCACGTGGTCGAGCAGGACTGCCATACCGCGCAGCTCAATCTGCCTGCCGGATTGTCCTTCATCACCCGTCGACCGACTCCCATCGTTTCCATGACGATGCGCGATCAGTTCGACTATGCCCTTCTTTCCGCAGCCCAAGCAGCGGGAGCAGCTGTTCACCGACAACGCGCCGTCGAGAATGTGTCGTTCCACGGCGACTTCGTCACGCTCACCACCAACGGAGGCTCGATGAAGGCCAAGTTCGTCATCGCAGCCGACGGCGCGCTCAGCACCGTTGCCCGAACCATGGGAATGGCCGATGGACGCGTCCTCATTCCGGCGCTCGAGTACGAAGTGACGGTGCCTCATGACCGGTTGGACGGGTTTCAGAACATAGCGAGATTTGATTTCGATCTGCTGCCCCATGGATATGCGTGGGCCTTTCCCAAACGACGGCACCTCTCGATCGGCGTCCTGTCGACGAGGCAGCGGGGGGCTGATCTCAAACGCGCGATGGCGCGCTATCTCGACCTGCTCGATTGTGGATCGTTCACTCACGTCGAGCGACATGGCTTTGTCATTCCCGTTCGACCGCGACGTGGACCGTTCGTCGCGAAGCGCATTCTGTTGGTCGGCGATGCCGCGGGCTTCGCCGATCCTGTGACCGGGGAGGGGATTTCATTCGCCGTTCGAAGTGGTCTGATGGCAGCGCAATCCTTGATTGAGGCGCATCTTGAAGAAGAGTCCGCACGGCAGACATATGCCAGCGCGCTGGCGGAGACGATTCTTCCGGAGCTGCGAAGAAGCCGATGGCTGGCCCGACTGCTGTACGACTTTCCTCGCGTTAGATCGTTCGCATTCTCTCAATATGGGCAGCGCCTCTCCGAAGCCGTCACGGATGTGATGGCCGGAACGCGGACCTATCGAGACCTACGGTTCAAACCCCGCACACTATTCCGACTGCTGAGGCCAAACTAG
- a CDS encoding zinc metallopeptidase, which translates to MVRLILLLIIVGLVMLGPQLWTRRVFAKHSAPRPDYPGTGAELARHLLNRFDLPHIKVEPTETGDHYDPVSKAVRLTPAIFDGKSLTAITVAAHEVGHAIQDHLGYQPLAERTKLVRVAQGAEKVGAILMMGIPIAAAVARTPVASVVVLMAGMATMGISTLVHLVTLPVEWDASFRRALPVLRQGRYLSPDDERGARSILTAAALTYVAASLASLLNLWRWIAFLRR; encoded by the coding sequence ATGGTGCGTCTCATTCTGCTCTTGATCATCGTCGGTCTGGTCATGCTCGGGCCGCAGCTCTGGACCAGGCGGGTGTTTGCGAAGCATAGCGCGCCCCGTCCGGACTATCCGGGAACCGGAGCAGAATTGGCCCGGCACCTGCTCAATCGGTTTGACTTGCCACACATTAAAGTGGAACCGACCGAGACGGGCGACCACTACGATCCGGTCAGCAAAGCGGTCCGCCTCACTCCCGCGATCTTCGATGGAAAATCCCTCACGGCAATTACGGTCGCCGCTCACGAGGTCGGGCACGCTATTCAAGACCACCTGGGGTATCAGCCCTTGGCGGAACGCACGAAGCTCGTGCGGGTCGCGCAGGGCGCGGAGAAGGTCGGGGCGATTCTGATGATGGGGATTCCCATCGCGGCGGCGGTTGCCCGCACTCCGGTGGCGAGTGTCGTCGTTCTGATGGCCGGGATGGCCACGATGGGGATCTCCACGCTGGTCCACCTCGTCACGCTTCCCGTCGAGTGGGATGCCAGTTTCCGGCGTGCCCTTCCCGTCCTCCGACAAGGCCGGTACTTGTCGCCTGATGATGAGCGGGGGGCTCGAAGCATCCTCACCGCCGCCGCACTGACCTACGTGGCGGCCTCCCTCGCCAGTCTGCTGAACCTGTGGCGCTGGATCGCCTTCCTCCGACGATAG
- the hflX gene encoding GTPase HflX — translation MSTPSQSRVVLVAIQTPRVSREELDSSLQELTRLVKTLGHHVVGRVMQKRSSDTFSTVLGQGKLAELARWTGGLGTIAASFERPMHKAASKRAAAAADEAEDSEEGESDEPSETSPVPRQQAQIVIVDCDLSPSQLKNLERAAGVPVLDRTGVIIEIFSRHARTRAARLQVEIARLNYLAPRLRETGGGSERQSGGIGGKGAGETSLELDKRRIRDRIKALRAELAAIGDEHHTRRARREHELTVALVGYTNAGKSSLMRAMTGIDVLVADKLFATLDTTIRPLHPETRPKVLMTDTVGFIKKLPHDLVASFKSTLDEAAGASLVLFVVDASDPSFRSQLDVTRTVLAEVGATDIPSLLVLNKQDRLGPDALASLKVEYPQAFFLSTRSTDDLNALRERIMRHFENEMIDEEFRLPFTAQAVLAEIRARMRILSEDYDAEGFTIRVRSTPENLTMIKKKLAR, via the coding sequence ATGTCGACTCCCTCTCAATCCCGTGTCGTTCTTGTGGCGATTCAAACCCCTCGTGTCTCCAGGGAAGAGCTGGACAGCTCGCTGCAAGAGCTCACCCGCCTGGTGAAAACCCTCGGGCACCATGTCGTCGGCCGGGTGATGCAAAAACGGAGTTCCGATACATTTTCGACGGTCCTGGGCCAGGGCAAACTCGCCGAACTGGCGCGGTGGACCGGTGGGCTCGGCACTATCGCGGCATCGTTTGAAAGGCCGATGCACAAAGCGGCCTCGAAGCGCGCGGCCGCGGCAGCGGACGAAGCGGAAGACTCGGAAGAAGGGGAATCGGATGAACCAAGCGAGACGTCACCCGTTCCTCGCCAACAGGCGCAAATCGTCATCGTGGACTGTGATCTGTCGCCGTCACAATTGAAGAATCTTGAACGTGCCGCCGGCGTGCCGGTGCTCGATCGGACCGGTGTCATCATTGAAATTTTCAGTCGACATGCGCGGACCCGAGCGGCCCGACTCCAGGTGGAGATTGCGAGGCTCAATTATCTGGCGCCACGGTTGCGTGAAACTGGCGGCGGCAGCGAGCGGCAGAGCGGAGGGATCGGCGGCAAGGGGGCGGGAGAGACGAGTCTTGAGCTCGATAAGCGCAGAATTCGCGATCGGATCAAGGCGCTCCGAGCGGAATTGGCGGCGATCGGAGACGAGCATCACACGCGCCGCGCGAGGCGGGAACACGAATTGACGGTCGCGCTCGTCGGGTACACCAATGCCGGGAAATCATCGCTGATGCGGGCGATGACGGGCATTGACGTGCTGGTGGCCGACAAGCTGTTCGCCACGCTCGATACGACGATCCGGCCGCTGCATCCTGAAACACGTCCCAAAGTGCTCATGACCGATACGGTAGGATTCATCAAAAAGCTCCCGCATGACCTGGTGGCGTCGTTCAAGTCGACGCTTGACGAAGCGGCCGGCGCCTCGCTGGTACTATTTGTCGTTGATGCCTCGGATCCGTCTTTTCGGTCCCAACTCGACGTCACGCGGACGGTATTAGCCGAAGTGGGAGCCACGGATATTCCCAGCCTCCTGGTCTTGAATAAACAAGACCGTCTCGGACCGGATGCCCTCGCGTCATTGAAGGTGGAGTATCCCCAGGCCTTCTTCCTTTCCACGAGAAGCACGGACGATCTGAACGCGCTACGTGAGCGGATCATGCGGCACTTTGAGAACGAGATGATCGACGAGGAATTCCGTCTGCCGTTTACGGCTCAAGCGGTCCTTGCGGAGATTCGCGCTCGGATGCGGATCTTGTCTGAAGACTATGATGCCGAGGGATTCACGATACGGGTGCGATCGACCCCCGAGAACCTGACGATGATCAAAAAGAAGCTCGCGCGATAG
- a CDS encoding dicarboxylate/amino acid:cation symporter: protein MHDTSRRSPFPLYAQVLVAVIGGTTLGVFFGQEPYLGGLRNEQLGKLGLWVVWVLKTLAVPLIFVAILDSLIRTSLPLRQGAKLLTICLINVSVAMLIGLTIMNLWQPGKSWQGHVEDLLHVVPGTSLKITVTPSEHPLEDLLAYIPRTIADPFGSNNIIGVVLMALGIGIVLRWARTKDGQAGGLLDQVAWAIERTYGWLVTILWWVILVIPFAVFGVVANIVGKSGVGVFSALWIFLVAMLLGLAVHGLVYYPLVAWWVGKKSPRVYLGKGADAILTGISCNSSLATVPVTLRCLERMQVSAQSARLAACVGTNLNNDGITLYEAMAALFLAHALGYDLPISKQIVIVVASIIAGAGVAGIPEAGMIVLPLVLSAAGLPDQVILAAIPLIMTVDWIIARARSGVNIMSDMLVAILLDVGKTARL, encoded by the coding sequence ATGCACGACACATCACGCCGCAGTCCGTTCCCACTGTATGCCCAAGTCCTCGTCGCCGTGATCGGCGGCACGACGCTGGGCGTCTTCTTCGGCCAGGAGCCCTATCTGGGCGGCCTGCGTAACGAGCAGCTCGGAAAACTTGGCCTCTGGGTGGTCTGGGTCCTCAAAACGCTCGCCGTTCCACTCATCTTTGTGGCCATCCTCGACTCGTTGATCCGAACCTCGCTTCCGTTACGCCAGGGAGCAAAGCTGCTGACCATCTGTCTTATTAACGTCTCCGTGGCGATGCTCATCGGCCTGACCATCATGAATCTCTGGCAGCCGGGGAAATCGTGGCAGGGCCACGTCGAAGATCTGCTCCATGTGGTGCCAGGGACGAGTCTCAAGATCACCGTCACGCCGTCCGAGCATCCCCTGGAAGACTTGCTGGCCTATATTCCTCGGACGATCGCCGATCCGTTTGGGAGCAATAACATCATCGGTGTCGTGCTCATGGCGCTCGGGATCGGGATCGTATTGCGGTGGGCTAGAACGAAGGACGGTCAGGCCGGCGGATTGCTTGATCAGGTCGCCTGGGCCATTGAGCGGACCTACGGCTGGCTTGTCACGATTCTCTGGTGGGTCATCCTGGTCATTCCGTTTGCGGTGTTCGGTGTCGTGGCGAATATCGTCGGCAAGTCCGGTGTCGGAGTCTTCTCTGCCCTCTGGATCTTTCTCGTGGCCATGCTCCTCGGCCTGGCGGTGCATGGGCTGGTTTACTATCCGCTCGTTGCCTGGTGGGTGGGGAAGAAATCCCCAAGGGTTTACTTGGGGAAGGGGGCCGATGCCATTCTGACGGGAATATCATGTAACAGCAGCCTGGCCACGGTACCGGTTACGCTCCGCTGCCTCGAACGGATGCAGGTGTCGGCGCAATCGGCGCGCCTCGCCGCCTGTGTCGGAACAAATCTCAACAACGACGGCATCACCCTTTACGAAGCGATGGCCGCGCTGTTTCTCGCCCATGCGCTCGGCTACGACCTGCCGATATCGAAGCAGATCGTGATCGTCGTTGCCTCCATCATCGCCGGCGCCGGTGTGGCCGGCATTCCCGAAGCCGGCATGATCGTCCTGCCGCTCGTCCTGTCCGCTGCAGGTTTGCCGGACCAGGTCATCCTCGCCGCCATCCCCCTCATCATGACCGTCGACTGGATCATCGCCCGCGCCCGCTCCGGCGTCAACATCATGAGCGACATGCTCGTCGCCATCCTGCTCGACGTCGGAAAGACAGCCAGGCTCTGA
- a CDS encoding MoaD/ThiS family protein codes for MVSVQVFGQTLRAVIEESELEVPVTGPTTVKQLIEAHPAQLGPLLRYIKNREALITINKKIGSEDSPVRDGDIVKLSFQSRTSYDGTRDIPT; via the coding sequence ATGGTATCGGTCCAGGTATTTGGCCAGACTTTGCGTGCGGTCATCGAGGAGAGCGAACTTGAGGTGCCGGTGACCGGCCCGACCACCGTGAAACAACTGATCGAAGCCCACCCGGCACAACTGGGCCCGTTGCTGCGCTATATAAAGAACCGTGAGGCGCTCATCACCATCAACAAGAAAATCGGCTCGGAGGATTCACCGGTTCGCGACGGCGACATCGTCAAACTGTCGTTCCAATCCCGTACGTCTTATGACGGCACCAGAGACATTCCCACCTGA